Proteins from one Impatiens glandulifera chromosome 2, dImpGla2.1, whole genome shotgun sequence genomic window:
- the LOC124924752 gene encoding probable inactive receptor kinase At2g26730 produces MASNVQSVCYYLLMITWMSLLVLQNHHLVDSATPEEEKKALYTLFQNTKHKPEVNWTADTPNVCNWVGVTCYDTNQVKYLMFPQKGFIGQIEDKTIGLLSNIRVLSLPNNGFLGTLPSDFSNLQLLRTLILRNNKFSGNFPIVITQLKRLKFVDLAGNSFFGKIPCEIQNMTSLLYLRLDNNNFTGILPGLHLRNSANFSVANNNITGTVPTTLSHLPVQAFTGNPLMCGKPQSLQFPSPSPSPSSPSSPSPSPSPSPSPSPCISIRPSYCPALMSSHRNHPKVTTTLPTSGGPAALHTRHYYYNICFEVDYLKLQEQFSTLNQVA; encoded by the exons ATGGCATCAAATGTCCAAAGTGTTTGTTATTATCTCTTGATGATTACATGGATGTCGCTGCTGGTGCTACAGAATCACCATTTGGTTGATTCCGCAACGCCGGAAGAGGAAAAGAAAGCCCTTTACACTCTCTTCCAAAATACCAAACACAAACCAGAAGTTAATTGGACTGCTGACACACCCAACGTTTGCAATTGGGTCGGAGTCACCTGCTACGACACTAACCAGGTCAAGTATCTTATGTTCCCACAAAAAGGTTTCATTGGTCAGATCGAAGATAAAACCATCG GTTTATTGAGTAACATTCGAGTACTGAGTCTCCCGAACAATGGTTTCTTGGGCACTCTTCCATCGGACTTTTCAAACCTACAACTGCTGAGGACACTAATCCTGCGGAACAACAAATTTTCTGGGAATTTTCCCATTGTAATCACCCAGTTAAAGCGGTTGAAATTCGTAGATCTAGCAGGAAATAGCTTTTTCGGAAAGATTCCATGTGAAATCCAAAATATGACCAGTCTCCTATACCTACGACTCGATAACAATAATTTTACAGGTATTCTACCTGGACTTCATCTCCGTAACTCGGCTAATTTCAGTGTGGCAAACAACAACATCACTGGGACTGTTCCCACCACCCTCTCCCACTTGCCAGTCCAAGCCTTCACCGGAAACCCTCTAATGTGTGGCAAGCCTCAATCGTTGCAGTTTCCATCGCCATCGCCGTCTCCGTCGTCTCCGTCGTCTCCGTCTCCATCGCCGTCTCCGTCTCCCTCGCCATCGCCATGCATCTCTATCAGGCCGTCGTACTGCCCTGCCTTAATGTCCTCTCATCGGAATCATCCCAAGGTCACCACCACCCTTCCAACGTCGGGAGGACCTGCCGCTCTACATACtcgacattattattataatatatgt TTTGAAGTTGATTACTTGAAATTGCAGGAACAATTCTCCACATTAAACCAGGTGGCCTAA